A single genomic interval of Daucus carota subsp. sativus chromosome 1, DH1 v3.0, whole genome shotgun sequence harbors:
- the LOC108208564 gene encoding G-type lectin S-receptor-like serine/threonine-protein kinase At2g19130, with protein sequence MDAKQNLFFVPILLFFLCFSTTCHFSFGADSISAYRSLSGDRTIVSSGGNFELGFFKPGKLSKYYIGMWFKKVSAQTVVWVANREKPVTDKYSSELKLVDGNLVLYEKGTEIWSTDTKLKSSSVVAVLLDEGNLVLRNGSSNTTVWQSWDYPTDTWFPGGYLSYDKRTNRTQIPTSWKNSEDPAPGLYTLEIDPIGHQFLIRWNRSRQIWTSGAWNGQIFTNVPEIASGSIFNFTYISNNHGDYLTYFFANSSAYIISRSVMDYNGQIKQFGWLPDQQKWSLFWSEPNTQCQVNAYCGAYGVCNDIFSPLCNCLPGFKSRFEKSWTSGDYSGGCQRYMELESGNAYTTGRKADIFQIHSHMKWPDNPQAFSAVNAERCKSNCLSNISCTAYAYYEKACFTWNGDLFNMQQLSVDDSNGRVIYIRIHSSGSSKNNKGIIYGVVGGSIAILSVLLLIAFRRHKSGIATVIERAAEGTMVAFGYKDLQTATKNFSEMLGKGGFGSVYKGTLPDSTVIAVKKLEGVSQGEKQFRNEISTIGNIQHINLVHLRGFCSQGNKKLLVYEYASNGSLDSHLFNPKKDESILPWTRRYEIALGTARGLVYLHENCRDCIIHCDIKPENILLDSFMCPKVADFGLAKLVGRNFSRVLTTMRGTRGYLAPEWISGGAITAKADVYSFGMMLFEFVSGRRNSEQTRDGKVNFFPAIAANVIMGRGDILTILDPNLNQVADVEEVTNICRVACWCIQENEHVRPTMSQIVQILEGVVDVDMPPDPRGLQVFIDNEDDIVFFTDKASSSNLHIQSDPAWASSFVEEQYTNKKTQGSKIQECESD encoded by the coding sequence AACCTGTCATTTCTCTTTTGGAGCCGATAGCATCTCAGCTTATCGCTCTCTCTCGGGCGACAGAACCATTGTCTCTTCAGGTGGAAATTTCGAACTTGGTTTCTTCAAGCCTGGCAAGCTTTCCAAGTACTACATTGGCATGTGGTTTAAAAAGGTTTCTGCTCAGACTGTAGTGTGGGTAGCAAACCGAGAGAAGCCCGTCACTGATAAGTATTCTTCAGAGCTAAAACTTGTTGATGGTAACTTGGTGCTGTATGAGAAGGGTACTGAAATTTGGTCCACAGATACAAAATTGAAGTCCTCCAGTGTAGTTGCAGTACTACTTGATGAAGGAAATTTAGTTTTGAGAAATGGATCATCAAATACAACAGTCTGGCAAAGTTGGGATTACCCGACAGATACATGGTTTCCAGGAGGTTACCTTAGTTACGATAAACGTACAAACAGGACACAGATTCCTACTTCATGGAAGAACTCTGAAGATCCTGCTCCTGGATTGTACACTTTAGAAATTGACCCAATTGGACATCAATTTTTGATCAGGTGGAACAGGTCCCGGCAAATATGGACTAGTGGAGCTTGGAATGGGCAGATATTTACTAATGTGCCCGAGATCGCCAGTGGATCTATTTTTAACTTTACCTATATATCCAATAATCACGGTGattatttaacatattttttcgCAAATAGTTCTGCATACATTATTAGTAGATCTGTTATGGATTATAATGGGCAAATTAAGCAATTTGGATGGTTGCCTGATCAACAGAAGTGGTCCCTATTTTGGTCGGAGCCAAATACACAGTGCCAAGTTAATGCTTATTGCGGAGCCTATGGTGTTTGCAACGATATTTTTTCTCCTTTATGTAATTGCTTGCCAGGCTTCAAAAGTAGGTTTGAGAAAAGCTGGACTTCGGGAGATTATTCTGGCGGCTGCCAGAGATATATGGAACTGGAGTCTGGTAATGCATACACTACCGGCAGGAAAGCAGATatctttcaaattcattcacaCATGAAATGGCCTGATAatcctcaagctttctctgcTGTGAATGCAGAACGCTGCAAATCCAACTGCTTGAGCAATATTTCTTGCACAGCTTATGCTTATTATGAGAAAGCCTGTTTCACTTGGAACGGGGACCTCTTTAATATGCAGCAGCTATCTGTAGATGACAGCAATGGCAGGGTCATCTACATTAGAATTCATTCATCTGGCTCTTCAAAAAATAACAAGGGGATTATTTATGGCGTTGTTGGAGGGTCAATTGCAATTCTGTCCGTCCTTCTTCTAATTGCATTCAGACGACACAAATCAGGTATAGCTACTGTGATCGAAAGAGCTGCAGAAGGTACAATGGTGGCATTTGGCTACAAGGATTTGCAAACTGCAACCAAGAATTTCTCTGAAATGTTGGGGAAGGGAGGCTTTGGATCAGTTTACAAGGGAACATTGCCCGATTCAACAGTCATAGCAGTGAAGAAGCTGGAAGGCGTCAGCCAAGGGGAGAAACAATTCCGCAATGAAATCAGCACAATTGGTAACATTCAACATATAAACCTTGTGCATCTTCGCGGTTTCTGTTCTCAAGGTAACAAGAAGTTGTTAGTGTACGAGTATGCATCCAATGGATCATTAGATTCTCATCTTTTCAACCCAAAAAAGGACGAGAGTATATTACCCTGGACAAGAAGGTATGAAATTGCATTAGGGACAGCCAGAGGACTGGTGTATCTGCACGAGAACTGCAGGGACTGTATCATACATTGTGATATAAAACCTGAAAACATTCTTCTGGATTCTTTCATGTGTCCCAAAGTTGCAGATTTTGGGCTAGCCAAGTTGGTGGGGCGTAATTTTAGTAGGGTTTTGACCACAATGAGAGGAACTCGAGGCTACCTTGCTCCTGAATGGATATCTGGCGGAGCCATAACAGCAAAAGCAGATGTGTATAGCTTCGGAATGATGTTGTTTGAGTTTGTGTCAGGTAGGCGAAATTCTGAGCAAACTAGAGATGGGAAGGTTAACTTCTTTCCGGCAATTGCTGCAAATGTGATAATGGGCCGGGGCGACATCCTTACTATATTAGACCCCAATTTAAACCAGGTTGCTGATGTAGAAGAAGTAACCAACATATGTAGAGTAGCTTGTTGGTGCATACAAGAAAATGAACATGTTCGTCCAACAATGAGCCAGATAGTTCAAATTCTTGAAGGGGTTGTGGATGTGGACATGCCTCCTGATCCAAGAGGACTTCAAGTCTTTATCGACAATGAAGATGATATTGTTTTCTTCACTGATAAGGCATCCTCCTCGAATTTGCATATACAGAGCGATCCTGCATGGGCTTCATCATTCGTTGAAGAGCAGTATACCAACAAAAAGACCCAAGGTTCAAAGATACAGGAATGTGAATCTGATTGA